TTGTGACCTTTACGGGAAGTACCTGGAGGAGGTGGCTTTCATCGAGAGCGATTCGGCGGCGCAGAAGTATCTCTCCTCGTGCATCAATGGTGCATGTACTATAGTTGATATGAACGAGAAGCTGAAGGACGACGAGGCGACACTTATTAAGAATTGGATAACCAAGTGGGTATGGAGGTTACCAGAATTGCTGAAGACGTCAAATAAATTCAGAAACGTAATGTGTCACCGGGATTTATGGTCAAATAATATCATGTTtaagaaaaactctagcggTAAGTCGATCGGGTGTTACCTGATAGACTTCCAATTCTTGCGATATTCTCCGCCAGCGATCGATTTTGTGATCTGTTTCCTGTTGTTGACCGATCGTGCTACTAGACGTCGATGCAACGAGTCGCTTATCGACGTTTACTGTGACACAATGAAGAAAGAATTGGCTGCGGAAGGTCTAGATGTTGAGGATTGCTTACCTCGCGCGCAATTCATCGAGAGCTGCAAGGACACTCAAAACCTGGCATTGGCATATGCGGTCGCTAACTTGCAAATAATGTTGCTAACGCGACAAGCGgtggaagaatattttatagaatctATCGATCAACTGGAGTACGTCTTGTACGGTGATCAACGCAGCAATCTCATTAAAAATCAATGCCGCATTATGAAATCCTATCAGTCGCGTATTAAAGACATAATAGAAGAAATTAGAGAGTATTTGGCAGCTAATCCAGACAAATACTAGCGgacgagaaagaaaagcaCGGCTCATTGGTTGTTTCTTTGGCACGTTGGTCATTTGGTACTTGTATTGTCGTCTGTGATAAAGTGTGATTTTAAAATGAGAGCAGAAGAGAGGTTGTTTCTACGATTCTACGATTCTACGATTTGCCGATGAAATGATCTATTTCGCCTTCTCGTTATCCAACGTTAtggtacaaatattttattcgaaggaTTTAACGCAGCCACACGCGTAGGCTCGTAATTTTGTTACACGGAGAATCGTTAAGAAAGCGAATTTTCTACTCAAAACCATTGTGTGATACGACGCTTTGCCGGCTTAAACGACGTCATCGTTCTCCGTTAGGCGAACTTTGTCGTAAAAGGGAAAAGGGATTACGGGTCGTAATAAACTTTGTAGGAACCCTGCAAGAGGCGGAAAGATAGGAACCtctaatatttaaagtaaCTTTTCGCCGTAATCTTAACTCCTTACAGACTCAATACAGCTCATGGCTGCCACGAGCTGTATCGTCTTTTGTATCAGCGAACGTCGAAAAATATGGCATcatactaataaaataaagtcgCTTTTAAtggatatttacatttttctatgcACAGTATATCTAGTTTAAATATACTCTAactattaaatatacgataatatTCTTCAAATGGAAGTTGCCtgatttaatagaaaaaacttaattgaatatttgaattcttTTTTACATCGTTGTTGATAAAGTCTCGATATCTACGTACTTTTCTTCGATGGCACTATAATGTTTACAAGAAGCATTTCTGCACACCCTTATTCCTTTTTTGTAATCGTATGAAAGTACTTctaaataatatgaattttattgtttcttaACTGTATTTTAGCCAAAGAAAATGGATATATCGTATGTTACCtactatttttcattttagtaattaattGTTCGTATTGTTCCTTAGTTTCCTCGTATTTAAATTTGTGCAATCCTACGAGCATTTCATGGATCAAGAGCATTTCagaatgttgaaaaatatttaatgtggGGAAGGGAACAGTCGCATTCAATTGTTGACAAATTTATCCTTGTGCAATAATCGAGCAACCGATATTCCTCGTTCGCGAAATGAGGAACACCCAGTTCTATTCAATGGCCCGTAATGTTATGTCAGATTAAAGCAGAAGTTCGTTTTACTGCCGGCAATTCGAAGCAGCCGTAATCGCTTTTATGTCGGGCTAATGACATAACCGTGAAACGTAAATTGCCCTACCTATCAATGACAGGCTTGATACTATTCTATTGTAGGTACAATAATGCATGAACGCGTTGTCATTGTTTCCTTTCAACTATCCCTCTATTTTCACCAACTGGTACATTTGACGTATTCGATTTTTTCAATCCAATGAAGTTGCGTTAGAGTTTGTAAGCTCTTCCTTGGCAGTGAATACACAATAAACAGAAAGATGAATGTGACTGGCCTATTATGTAGCCTTCGTTGTATTAGTACAAAcacgaaattattttacacaaACGAAGtattcaaattataaaattcctcCTTTACGTAATGTAACATGTGTTTCCTGTTGGTCGGAATTTCCGAAAGTCAACACGTTgcttttatgttaaaatacgctagaaatcgatattgtttaaatactaACATTAATTTATCAGTTTGGTCAGTTCAAAGTTTCACAATTTATGTTTTCATTTCACGAAAATTAGgtaaaaattgattatatttttttacggAAAGTACAGCATTGTTACAAATATTGTTTTACGAGTACAAATTACGAGGTTCTGTCAGCATGATTTTATCTGAAATGGATGAAATTATAACGCTACCGCGTTATAGTACAGAATATAAGGAAATTTCTGATTGAATGTGATATTGTAACAGTGTAATTTCCAATTTGTGTGATAGTGTAATTTAGTATAATTTCCAACAAGAATACTAGTTTGCGTAAGAAGTTTGTTTATTCCTGTTCAAAACAGGTGCATTACCAAGCAACAGCAGTTTGGAATCTTATACACGTAGATGTTGATTTctgtaatgaaattaaatctgGTAAATCTAAAAGTATATAGcgaaatttgtataaagttAAACATAAATAACTAGTTAAACTTTATtccataatattattaaatttccttGTAGAAAAGGAAACACGCGTAGATGCATATAAATAGctcttatattaattaatatgtcCATAACTATAAATATACCTGGGACTTCTTTTATACAGTATCTTTCTTACACAGTACCTTTCTTACACGATCTACTTTTACACAGTTTTTTTCTACACGGTTTATTTAACACGTTTTGATTACAGTTATGCAGTGTTTTTAACGCGTTTTGTTTACTGCATGTTACGTCGCGcgagatggtccgtgcgacgtcTCTCTCGGTCTGGCCGCCAAGGCCTACCCCACGTTACACTGTCCCgtaataaacccaaggaaccaccataaaccgaatctttttagcttaacttctattcatataagtattgTCGGTTTATGGTTTGGATTGTCCTTTGAACGGTCCTTGggtttgttgcacgctcttgCTAATTACGAAGAAAGCGGATGTGCCCAGCGAAATAGCTAGTTTTTCCCAGGAACAAGGACACCCATGAGCCACATctgcaggagactttctcctcgtattttgtttcttaacattggctataaccaatgggcatcgcggatcgttaccctcacttttctaccgaaaagtgtaaacaacgaatccgcgttcttagttcaaaaggggcacacccacaccgagctttcctccttaatagtacgagacgtGTCTGTTACTGTTCTATCATAACTCGGGCAGTCAAGTCTATTGTTCTATCATAACTCGGGCAGTCAAGTCTATTGTTCTATCATAACTCGGGCAGTCAAGTCTACTGCTCTATCATAACTCGGGCAGTCAAGTCTACTGTTCTATCACCCCTCGGGCAGTCGAGTCTACTGTTCTATCACTTCTCGGGCAGTCAAGTCAACTGTTCTATCACTCCTTGGGTAGTCAAGTCTACTGTTCTATCAATCCTCGGGCAGTCAAGACTACTGATCTTCAAATCGTCTCTTCATACCTTCGGGTCAATCAACTACTGTACTTTCCGACACGAGGAAGTCAAACGACACGACGAAATCAAACAATTCCTGTCCACGCAACAAGTATTGTAAGCTggtgtaaatatatacatattatataactgtagactacagttgTATTCAaaaacaaacacccctattatcccacaagaaataaggggatcgccctgctcgtggtgtcgattcttataatcgtaacgggaatttacgactcccgttgacgcgcttcaacgcgatcgcgtctccccgcgactggacgaaaaaacACTGCAAATGTTATCAATCTTGAACGTTCTTCACGAGTTCAAAGGGATCTGAAAACTTGTATGACTTGTTcgacaattattaaaaagaaaaaacgaaatagaTGTCATTGTAGTTGATAcaaaacgatcgaacgaagaatatttcgaaagcgacgaaatttgattttttttcaAGTAATAAGAAAACATGTTGCGATATAATAGAGAATGACGATGAGTAAGTTTTATGCTTTGTTACAAATCAATTGTTTCACGACTTTTTTTACGGCTGTTTTGTGTAGTGTACGCATCCACCGTGTAAAAAGGGTCCCAggtattatttgaaatttattgtacTAATATATACactaatatatatagtattaacgCTGCATCGTAATAATTCTCAGAAATAGTTGTCACTATAGTAGAATTATCCTGCGGGTCATACGATTCCAAGCGATCAGTGCAAAATTACCATTGCATCGAGAGAAACGTTGTGCTAAGCTTGTTAATCACAGAAGCTTACTATTTCTCGTGTGCTCATTATACTTCACAGACCACAAGCTTTCCATTGAACGATGTAGAATTATCATCGATCAGCCGATAGCATTACGATTCCATTATCTGCATCTGTGCCGAACTCGACCTGACTAACCCATGCTCGTTACCAAGAGCCTGCATCTAACCGTAATCCCACGATTATACTACTTTGTGAATATTATCAGTACCTATGGAAAAGCTCGTTAGCTatagaatttctaaaaaattcatttgaaaCATTTCTGTAGACCGTTTTAATCGATTGTAGTTACAGTGAACGACTTTATTCGTTTAACGCAGATTCGTTTCAAGTAGATATGGTATGTACGAGACGTGTAAATAAGAATGTTCGCCAGAAATAATTCGATGTATGACGTAActacattttacaaatttttgtttcatttttcaggTACAAAATCACCTGAGGGGCAGCTTATTCGTCTTTTTAGAAGCTACGATAAAGTAGTAGAAAAAATATGCGGtgctatttcaaaattttcaattaacttattttctaattttcagtGAATATCagcaatttctttttgttgACAAAGTTTAATAGTTACGAACTATATTAATAGTTTGTTTCTGATTTCTATTT
This genomic stretch from Bombus fervidus isolate BK054 chromosome 9, iyBomFerv1, whole genome shotgun sequence harbors:
- the LOC139990614 gene encoding uncharacterized protein — protein: MATISADSSCCLTDSTKSQVCSVKEKPVALLSDSDINKIVERKLLSNNFRVLHWSLDNLEEINGFLGLYYTLSVTVKIDDKSKHFKFFAKTPPPITSPQYDFLVRRNTFNKEIVVYSEIVPKMGIGSGPKWLPDYYFGKNNVIIVLEDARQNGYVILDKYLPFDDEHCILLAKTISVLHSRSLILDEKLRRSTGQTICDLYGKYLEEVAFIESDSAAQKYLSSCINGACTIVDMNEKLKDDEATLIKNWITKWVWRLPELLKTSNKFRNVMCHRDLWSNNIMFKKNSSGKSIGCYLIDFQFLRYSPPAIDFVICFLLLTDRATRRRCNESLIDVYCDTMKKELAAEGLDVEDCLPRAQFIESCKDTQNLALAYAVANLQIMLLTRQAVEEYFIESIDQLEYVLYGDQRSNLIKNQCRIMKSYQSRIKDIIEEIREYLAANPDKY